One window of Peteryoungia desertarenae genomic DNA carries:
- a CDS encoding formate dehydrogenase subunit delta yields MSLDHADEKLVRMANQIATFFASQPEAVRVEGVATHINKFWEPRMRRRFFELVEQSDAGFLPLVRAAAIHVRRPDQVSI; encoded by the coding sequence ATGTCGCTTGATCACGCGGATGAGAAGCTTGTCCGGATGGCGAACCAGATCGCCACCTTCTTTGCTTCGCAGCCGGAGGCGGTCAGGGTGGAAGGGGTTGCCACCCATATCAACAAGTTCTGGGAGCCACGGATGCGCCGGCGGTTCTTCGAGCTTGTCGAGCAGTCCGATGCCGGCTTCCTGCCGCTGGTGAGGGCAGCGGCGATCCATGTTCGAAGGCCCGATCAGGTCTCGATTTAG
- the fdhD gene encoding formate dehydrogenase accessory sulfurtransferase FdhD has translation MSDVIGSTVRIVGGLKASHGHVSASSRLVPEEVPIAFSYAGSTHAVMMATPDDLEDFAVGFSLAEGIIEGAEDVVAIDAIEAGDGIDVQVTLKEMTVEALVARRRRMAGPVGCGLCGIESIEQASRPVRPVGAEGFRVAARDVSQAMAQLTGRQDLNRQTRAVHAAGFYSLRQGLVAIREDVGRHNALDKLVGAVVIGGWEPAQGAVVVTSRLSVEMVQKTAALGAPVLIAISAPTALAIRTAAQAGITLIGIARDEDFEIFTRPDRVAEGENSHVA, from the coding sequence ATGAGCGATGTGATCGGCTCCACGGTACGGATTGTCGGCGGGCTGAAGGCGAGCCACGGGCACGTCTCGGCCAGCAGCCGGCTCGTGCCGGAGGAGGTGCCGATCGCCTTTTCCTATGCCGGCTCCACCCATGCGGTGATGATGGCGACGCCCGATGATCTCGAGGATTTCGCCGTCGGCTTCTCGCTCGCCGAGGGCATCATCGAGGGGGCCGAAGATGTGGTTGCCATCGACGCCATCGAGGCGGGTGATGGGATCGATGTGCAGGTGACGCTGAAGGAGATGACGGTCGAGGCGCTGGTTGCCAGGCGTCGGCGCATGGCCGGTCCCGTCGGATGCGGGCTTTGCGGGATCGAATCGATCGAACAGGCGAGCCGCCCTGTCCGGCCTGTCGGGGCAGAGGGATTCCGTGTGGCCGCCCGGGACGTTTCCCAGGCCATGGCGCAGCTGACGGGGCGGCAGGATCTCAACCGCCAGACACGCGCCGTCCATGCCGCAGGCTTCTACAGCCTGAGGCAAGGGCTTGTCGCGATCCGCGAGGATGTCGGCCGTCACAATGCGCTCGACAAGCTCGTCGGTGCCGTCGTCATCGGCGGCTGGGAGCCGGCTCAGGGGGCGGTTGTGGTCACGAGCCGTCTGTCCGTCGAGATGGTGCAGAAGACGGCAGCGCTCGGTGCGCCCGTGCTGATTGCCATTTCCGCGCCGACAGCGCTTGCCATCCGCACGGCCGCGCAGGCCGGCATTACCTTGATCGGCATTGCGCGCGACGAGGATTTCGAGATTTTCACCCGGCCCGACCGGGTGGCCGAGGGAGAAAACAGTCATGTCGCTTGA